From a region of the Helianthus annuus cultivar XRQ/B chromosome 5, HanXRQr2.0-SUNRISE, whole genome shotgun sequence genome:
- the LOC110938876 gene encoding small ubiquitin-related modifier 1: protein MDNKISESGDSIKVIVKDQHDVKMYFMMKKDVPVKKLLLDYCRRQRLVFREVNFLLNGSRFQPHLTPNELEMETGDEFEAMSPVLGGAGA from the exons ATGGACAACAAGATCTCCGAATCCGGTGATAGTATCAAAGTTATCGTCAAGGATCAG CATGATGTTAAGATGTATTTCATGATGAAGAAAGATGTCCCAGTGAAGAAGCTTTTGCTCGACTATTGCAGGCGACAAAGACTTGTTTTTCGAGAGGTCAACTTTTTGCTCAACGGGTCTCGGTTTCAGCCTCACCTAACCCCTAATGAG CTTGAAAtggaaaccggtgatgaatttgagGCTATGTCGCCAGTGTTAGGGGGAGCCGGAGCCTAA